The Ruania halotolerans genome contains the following window.
ACGTCGACGGCGCCACCTGGCAGCCGGTGTCGGCCAAGCTGATCCCGGTGCGCCAGATCGCCGCCGCGATCTTTCTCGGAATCCCCTTTCTTGCCTCTGCGGTGACGGCGTACTTCACCCACCCGACCGTGTGGGTGGCCCCAGCCGTCCTCGGGGTGTTGCTGCTCTGGGTGCTCTGGCTGGTACCCCGGCAGGTGCGTGCGATCGGCTATGCGGAACTGGACGACGAACTGCTGATCCGCAAGGGCGTGCTGTTCCGTTCGCTCGTGGTGGTGCCCTATGGGCGGATGCAGTATGTGGACGTCGACGCCGGCCCGATTGCCCGCTCCATGGGGATCGCCCAGGTGCAACTGCACACGGCGTCGGCACAGTCTGACGCATCGATTCCGGGGCTACCCGAAGCCGAGGCGACCCGCCTGCGCGACCAGCTCTCGGCACGCGGCGAGGCCAAGCTGGCGGGCCTGTGACGGACGCGCCGGTGACATCGAATGATCAGCAGCAGGTGCAGTGGCACCGGCTGCACAAGATCACCCCCCTGCTGAACGCCTGGAAGGTCGCGGCAGGTCTGTTCGCAGTGTTCGTCTGGCAGTCCTACGAGAACATCCGGGACATTGACCTGCCGGTGGCCACCCTGCTGCTGATTCTGGCCGGGGTGATTGTGCTCGGTGCACTGCTGGGACTCGGGTTCTCGGCGCTGGCATGGTCGCGGACCAAGTACGGGATCTCGGACGAGAGCGTGTTCCTGCACTCCGGGGTGATCTTCCGCCAGCAACGGCACGTCCGCCTGGACCGGCTCCAGACCGTGGACGTGACGCAGCCCTTGCTCGCCCGGCTCGCCGGCTTCGCCGCGCTGAAGATCGAGAGCGCAGGAGGTGCCGGGTCCAACCTCACCCTGGCGTACCTGAAGGAGGACGA
Protein-coding sequences here:
- a CDS encoding PH domain-containing protein encodes the protein MSPASPFDVDGATWQPVSAKLIPVRQIAAAIFLGIPFLASAVTAYFTHPTVWVAPAVLGVLLLWVLWLVPRQVRAIGYAELDDELLIRKGVLFRSLVVVPYGRMQYVDVDAGPIARSMGIAQVQLHTASAQSDASIPGLPEAEATRLRDQLSARGEAKLAGL